The Eriocheir sinensis breed Jianghai 21 unplaced genomic scaffold, ASM2467909v1 Scaffold560, whole genome shotgun sequence DNA segment ccctctccaggtaatgtagtgtgatatgtttcctctccaggtaatgttgtgtgatatgttccctcttcaggtaatgttgtgtgatatgttcaatctccaggtaatgttgtatgatatgttccctctccaggtaatgttgtgtgatatgttcccactccaggtaatgttgtgtgataagtttactctctaggtaatgttgtgtgatatgtttcctttccaggtaatattgtgtgatatgtttcctctccaggtaatgttgtgtgatatgtttcctttcaaggtaatgttgagGGATATGTTccctccccaggtaatgttgtgtgatatgtttcctttcaaggtaatattgtgtgatatgttccatttccaggtaatgttgtgtgatatgttccctttccaagtaatgtgttttatgttccatttccaggtaatgttgtgtgatatgtttcttttcctggtaatgtagtgtgatatgttccttttccaggtaatgttgtgtgatatgtttcctttcctggtaatgtagtgtgatatgttccctttccaggtaatgttgtgtgatatgtttcctttcaaggtaatgtggtgtgatatgttccatttccaggtaatgttgtatgatatgtttcctttcaaggtggTTTTATTATTGCGCTggatatatcaaaagcttttgatagggtctggcacaaatctttgctttccaaactaccctcctgcggtttctatccttctctctgtacctttatctccagtttcctttctgaccgttctatttctgccgtggtagacggtcagtgttcttcccctaaatctattaacaatagtgtcccacagggttctgtcctatctcccactctttttctgttgttcattgatgatcttctttccaaaacgaactgtcctttccattcctacgccgatgattccactctgcattactcaacttcttttaatagaagacccaccctacaggaacttaacgactcaaggctggaggctgcagaacgcttagcctcagaccttactattatttccgattggggcaagaagaacctggtgtccttcaacgcctcaaaaacacagtttctccacctatccactcgacacaatcttccaaacaactatcccctattctttgacaacacccagctatcaccatcctcaacactaaacatcctcggtctatccttaactcaaaatctcaactggaaacttcatatctcatatcttactaaatcagcttcctcgaggctgggcgttatgtaccgtctccgccagtttttctcccctgcacagttgctgtccatatacaggggccttgtccgccctcgtatggagtatgcatctcatgtgtgggggggctccactcacacagttcttctggacagagtggaggctaaggctcttcgtctcatcagctctcctcctcatactgatagtcttctacctcttaaattccgccgcaatgttgcctctctttctatcttctatcgatatttccacgctgactgctcttctgaacttgctaactgcatacctccccccctcccgcggccccgctgcactcgactttctactcatgctcatccctatactgtccaaaccccttatgcaagagttaaccagcatcttcactctttcatccctcacgctggtaaactctggaacaatcttccttcatctgtatttcctcctgcctacgacttgaactctttcaagaggacggtatcaggacacctctcctcccgaaactgacttatctttcggccacctctttggattctttttagtagAAGCTCTTAGCgggcattattttttttattattaatgtttacttttttgtgcccttgagctgtctcctttgctgtaaaaaaaaaaaaaaaaaaaaaaaattacctggagagggaacatatcacccaacattatctggaaaggaaacatatcacaacattacctggagggaaacatatcacacaatattacctggaaagaacatatcacaacattacctggagaggaacatatcacacaacattacctggagagaacatatcacacaacattacctggagagggaaacatatcacacaacattacctggaacatatcaggaaacatatcacacaacattacctggaaaggaaacatatcacacaacattacctggagaaacatatcacacaacattacctgagaggaacatatcacacaacattacctgaaagaaacatatcacacaacattacctggaaatggaacatatcacacaacattacctggaaaggaaacatatcacaacattacctggaaagaacatatcacaacattacctggagacatATCACACTTGaaagggaaacatatcacacaacattacctggaaagaacatatcacacaacattacctggaaggaaacatatcacacaacattacctggaagaaacatatcacacaacattacctggagaaacatatcactgcattacctggaaggaaacatatcacacaacattacctggagagaaacatatcacacaacattacctggaaaggaacatatcacacaacattacctggaaggaaacatatcacacaacattacctggaaaacatatcacaacattacctggaaaggaacatatcacacaacattacctggagaacatatcacacaacattacctggagaaacatatcacacaacattacctggaaagaaacatatcacaacattacctggagaaacatatcacacaacattacctggagaacatatcacaacattacctggagaggaaacatatcacacaacattacctggaagtgaaacatatcacaacattacctggaaaggaaacatatcacacaacattacctggagaggaacatatcacacaacattacctggaaagaaacatatcacacaacattacctggagaaacatatcacacaacattacctggagaggaacatatcacacattacctggagagacatatcacacaacattacctggaagaaacatatcacacaacattacctggaagaacatatcacacaacattacctggaaaggaacatatcacaacattacctggagagaacaaatcacacaacattacatggagaggtaacatatcacagaacattgcctgaagagggaacatatcacacaacattacctggagaggaaacatatcacacaacattaccaagaaaggaaacatatcacacaacattacctggagaggaaacatatcacacaacattacctggagaggaaacatatcacacaacattacctggagagggaacatatcacacaacattacctggaaaggaaacatatcacacaacattacctggaaaggaaacatatcacacaacattacctggtaaaggaacacatcacacaacattacctggagaaacatatcacacaacattacctggagagggaacatatcacacaactttacctggagagataacatatcacacaacattacctggagaggaaacatatcacactacattactcggaaaggaaacttatcacacaacattacctggagagggaacatatcacacaacattacatggaaagggaacatataacacaacattacctggagagggaacatatcacacaacattacctggagagaaagcatatcacacaacattacctggaaagggaacatatcacacaacattaccttgaaagaaacatatcacacaacattacctggagaggaacacatcacacaacattacctggataggaaacatatcacacaatattacctggaaaggaacatatcacacaacattacctggaaaggaacatatcacacaacattacctgaagaaacatatcacacaacattacctggaaaggaacatatcacacaacattacctggaaaacatatcacacaacattacctggaaaggaaacatatcacacaacattacctggagagaaacatatcacacaacattacctggagagaacatatcacacaacattacctggagaggaacatatcacacaacattacctggaggaaacatatcacacaacattacctggaagagaacatatcacacaacattacctggagaggaaacatatcacacaacattacctggaggaaacatatcacacaacattacctggagaggaacatatcacacaacattacctggagaaacatcacacaacattacctggagaaacatatcacacaacattacctggaagaaacatatcacacaacattacctggagaggaaacatatcacacaacattacctggagaaacatatcacacaacattacctggagaaacatatcacacaacattacctggaagaaacatatcacacaacattacctggagagacatatcacacaacattaccgggaaaggaaacatatcacacaatattacctggagaggaaccaGATCACACAACagtacctggagaggaacatatcacacaacattacctggaaaggaaacatatcacacaacattacctggaggaaacatatcacaacattacctggagatggaacatatcacacaacattacctgaaaggaaacatatcacaacattacctggagaggaacatatcacacaacattacctggaagaaacatatcacaacattacctggaaggaaacatatcacacaacattacctggaggaacatatcacacaaccttacctggaaaggaaacatatcacacaacattacctggagaggaaacatatcacacaacattacctggaaggaaacatatcacacaacattacctggagggaacatatcacacaacattacctggagaggaaacatatcacacaacattacctggagaggaacatatcacacaacattacctggagaggaacatatcacacaacattacctggagaggaacatatcacacaacattacctggagaaacatatcacacaacattacctggagggaacatatcacacaacattacctggaggaaacatatcacaacattacctggagaggaacatatcacacaacattacctggagaggaacatatcacacaacattacctggaaaggaacatatcacacaacattacctggagaggaacatatcacaacattacctggaaaggaaacatatcacacaacattacctggaaggtaacatatcacagaacatttcctgtagagggaacatatcacacaacattactttgaaaggaaacatatcacacaacattacctggagaggaacatatcacacaacattacctggagaggaacatatcacacaacattacctggagaggaacatatcacacaacattacctggagagagcatatcacacaatattacctggagaggaacatatcacaacattacctggagagggaacgtATCACACACATTacttggaaacatatcatacggCATTACCTGAAAaggtaacatatcacacgacatcaatGTGAAAATATATCACACTTCATCACATACATCGACgcactcccacccacccacaccaacccaccgaCACCtactcacacctacacacacctacatacacacacacacacacacacgcacacacacacacacacacacacacacacacacacacacacggcattcaTTTTGGGTGTTCCATTTCGCAGGGACATTTGGAACTGGAACGTGAGAttaattatctccttttttcGTTCCTCAAGTCGTTCACGACATATACTCACTAACcgatgatttttttgttttcttttcatctaacTTAAAGCTTAACCAAGTTTACCGGTCGTTATTTCCAAGCTGCGCAAGGCGTGAACGGAACTTTCGTTAATACTTTGGCGAATTTACAAGTTTTTTCCTCGTCGGGTGAAACCATTGCTCCGTTTTGACGCAAAGAAATATGACCCTTAACCTTAACCCTCACATTTTGTATtggggtttgattttttttttatttcttttttttttgtgttcttttatatattttgtatttggttttattttattttttcatgaatcttaatccattttttttttgtttcttatttttgtattatatttattttttttcaatttttttttttcgttttttatttttatttatttatttttttcatacattctgCATTTGCCTTACTCCATCGCTCCCGTGTCCCTCTTGCTCACGTTGTcaaagtcatcctcgccttcacccttcttactcaacaggaccagggtggcggCCGGGCGGGTCAGGAGGGGCGGCAACAACccccaccccgaactgccccaccaccacctccaccacctcttcccggtcCACATCCACTCGGTCCACATCCATCCGGTACACATCCATCAGGTCAACATCCACCCGGTCCACATCCATCCGGTCCACATCCATCCGGTCCACATCCATCCGGTTCACATCCATCTGGTCAACATCCACCCGGTCCACATCGATCCGGTCCACATCCATCCGGTCCACATCCACCCGGTCCACATCCATCTGATTAATATCCACCCGGTCCATCGATCCACCTCCATCCTCCATCTGGTCCACCTCCACCCGGTCCACATCCATCTGGTCCACCTCCACCCGGTCCACATCCATCTGGTCCACCTCCACCCGGTCCACATCCACCCGGTCCACATCCATCTGGTCCACATCCATCTGGTCCACATCCATCTGGTTCACATCCACTCGGTCCACATCCATCTGGTCCACATCCATCTGGTCCACATACATCTGGTCCACATCCACTCGGTCCACATCCATCTGGTCCACCTCCATCTGGTCCACCTTCACCCGGTCCACCTCCATCCGGTCCACCTCCACCCAGTCCACCTCCATCCGGTCCACCTCCAACCGGTCCACCTCCATCCGGTCCACATCCATCCGGTCCACCGGTCCACTCCACCTGGTCCACCTCCATCCGGTCCACATCCATCCGGTCCACCTCCACCCGGTCCACATCCATCCGGTCCACCTCCACCCGGTCCACATCCATCCGGTCCACCTCCATCCGGTCCACCTCCACCCGGTCCACATCCATCCGGTCCACCTTCACCCGGTCCACATCCATCCGGTCCACATCCATCCGGTCCACCTCCTCAAAGCCATTCTCTTCAACCACATCCCTCCgttccacttcttcaaagtcatcctcttcacccacagagtcaagatcaagaccagggtcatcgtcagggttgtcatcgttag contains these protein-coding regions:
- the LOC126993103 gene encoding apical junction molecule-like; the protein is MDVDRMDVDRVKVDRMDVDRVEVDRMEVDRMDVDRVEVDRMDVDRVEVDRMDVDRMEVDQVDRMEVDWVEVDRMEVDRVKVDQMEVDQMDVDRVDVDQMYVDQMDVDQMDVDRVDVNQMDVDQMDVDQMDVDRVDVDRVEVDQMDVDRVEVDQMDVDRVEVDQMEDGGGSMDRVDINQMDVDRVDVDRMDVDRIDVDRVDVDQMDVNRMDVDRMDVDRMDVDRVDVDLMDVYRMDVDRVDVDREEVVEVVVGQFGVGVVAAPPDPPGRHPGPVE